Proteins encoded together in one Mercenaria mercenaria strain notata chromosome 18, MADL_Memer_1, whole genome shotgun sequence window:
- the LOC128550448 gene encoding complement C1q-like protein 2, giving the protein MKSFPSHVFCCVFFAVAVSAIDLRKAGVPYRRQTDNFVAFSVGLDSNVNLAQNATVKYNVIWTNKGNGYDSSTGVFTCPQAGLYTFIYHGISETAGTMNLDVYKNDQYQIGTYAHNANDYASASNSITLSLQNGDRVYIKGHGTSVLYGRADEVYSTFSGFLLVPHGDR; this is encoded by the exons ATGAAGTCATTTCCCTCACATGTATTTTGTTGCGTGTTCTTTGCGGTCGCAGTTTCCGCCATCGATCTACGTAAAGCAG gcgTGCCTTACCGACGCCAGACTGACAATTTTGTAGCGTTTTCCGTCGGACTCGACAGCAACGTTAATCTAGCCCAAAATGCCACTGTCAAATATAATGTTATTTGGACAAATAAAG GAAACGGTTATGATAGCAGTACCGGTGTGTTTACTTGTCCTCAAGCTGGTTTGTACACATTCATCTATCACGGAATTTCAGAAACT GCAGGAACAATGAATCTGGACGTGTACAAGAATGATCAGTACCAGATTGGTACTTACGCTCATAACGCAAATGATTATGCATCAGCAAGCAACTCTATTACTTTGTCTCTTCAAAATG GTGACCGGGTCTATATAAAAGGTCACGGAACAAGTGTGTTGTATGGGCGTGCAGATGAAGTATATTCCACATTTTCGGGATTCTTACTAGTACCACATGGAGATCGATAA
- the LOC128550519 gene encoding lipase ZK262.3-like codes for MLCVILFILTALPVVQGGCNKHKDCLSCASSSIFFVKCRWCEMSGTCHSPGSTANLCTTCSNSDISKLCSVTEPDKCGKNNQNGTKSGEFEPYEAYNAALFSAVAYTDDPVRCANTIFPAGELEIVEIIGRKCNYLFKYKECFAIAAVSHTMKKIILAYRGTTSKAQLIEEFATVLGRFKVSAKVGGNVQEYFSNANDQIYSCAKSSIKDLVNKYPNYRVVVTGHSLGGAIASIASAQLSFDNIIDKDKTTLYTFGMPRTGDRPYAKNHDRLVPKSWRIVHFKDIVPKLPTLTALSSSPYHHQREIFYGKDMGMISDFIECFEYEDEKCGRSVSASTSSVNYHRTYYGIHVGSHCDDRMNKRSDGDSDMSHLFSNDTCKRIKVSELPTSGALRYVQRVMSIISVSLFCVTFRPVQY; via the coding sequence ATGTTGtgtgtcattttatttattctgaCAGCTCTTCCTGTCGTACAAGGCGGATGTAACAAACACAAGGATTGTTTGTCATGTGCAAGTTCAAGTATCTTCTTTGTTAAATGTCGCTGGTGTGAAATGTCCGGCACCTGTCATTCGCCGGGGTCAACAGCTAACCTGTGTACAACATGTAGTAACAGTGACATTTCAAAACTGTGCAGCGTCACAGAACCCGACAAGTGTGGAAAGAATAACCAGAACGGAACCAAGAGCGGAGAATTTGAACCTTACGAAGCTTACAATGCGGCACTATTCTCAGCTGTTGCTTACACAGACGATCCTGTTCGCTGTGCAAACACTATTTTCCCAGCTGGAGAACTTGAAATTGTCGAGATAATAGGACGTAAATGTAATTATCTCTTCAAATACAAGGAATGTTTCGCAATTGCAGCTGTGTCTCATACAATGAAGAAGATCATCCTTGCCTACCGCGGAACAACAAGTAAAGCACAACTTATTGAAGAATTTGCAACAGTTCTTGGTAGATTTAAAGTATCTGCTAAAGTTGGTGGTAATGTTCAAGAATATTTCAGTAATGCAAATGATCAAATTTATTCATGTGCCAAGTCTAGCATAAAAGACTTAGTTAACAAGTATCCAAATTACAGAGTAGTTGTGACTGGACATTCTTTGGGTGGAGCTATTGCATCTATAGCATCAGCTCAGCTGTCGTTTGACAACATAATTGACAAGGACAAAACAACACTTTACACGTTTGGAATGCCGAGAACTGGAGATCGTCCCTACGCCAAGAACCATGATAGACTTGTCCCAAAAAGCTGGCGGATCGtgcattttaaagatattgtgCCAAAGCTACCTACGCTGACCGCTTTATCTAGCAGCCCTTATCATCACCAACGAGAGATCTTCTATGGAAAGGACATGGGGATGATCAGTGACTTTATTGAATGTTTTGAGTATGAAGATGAAAAATGCGGGAGAAGTGTGTCGGCGTCAACATCCTCCGTAAATTATCACAGAACCTATTATGGGATACATGTCGGATCACATTGTGACGACAGGATGAATAAACGGTCCGACGGAGATTCAGACATGAGCCATCTTTTTTCAAATGATACCTGCAAACGGATCAAAGTTTCCGAGTTGCCAACAAGTGGTGCTCTTAGATATGTGCAGAGAGTGATGAGTATCATATCTGTATCGCTGTTCTGTGTAACATTCCGACCTGTGCAGTATTAA